ATCATAGAGTTATCTTAAATGCTTCCTTAGCTATGTCGGGGATGTTCGTAGCCTACTTCGTAGTTTTTGGTAATTACACAATATTAGCGGAGGACTGGGCTAAGATGAGTCCAGAAATTTTAGGGGATTTAATGACCATTGCAAACCTCTTTCTGGCAGTGTCTTTTATTATCTTTGGTAGATTAGCTAGCGTCATAAGTGTGAGGAAGTTAATCTATATCGGAATTGCGGGTTTAGGTATATCCTTAATCTTTTCAGTACCCTTAATTCCTAATATTTTAAGTATGTTTATAGGTACAATATTTTACGCTTTCTTTACTGGCTTCTGGCCCTTAATGCCTCTATTAGTAGCTCAGTCTGTTCCACATGAGGTCAGAGGACTTATATCTGGGCTAACCTATAATATTGGTGGTTTTGTAGGAGGTTTAAGTAATACTATTATCGGGTTAATAGCTAATGTTCAAAGTCTTCATTTATGGGTGGATTTATTAGGTTATCTGTTCATTTCCGTAGTATTTGTAAGTGTGATAACCTGGCCAAAATACGAAATCAAAAGTTAAAATAAAAAAGAAAAAGAGTTACTTTAATCTTAATCCGTAGCCTCGTTTACTTCTTCTAATCTCTTTCCAACTGTATTAGGAGTTAACGCCAGTACTACGAAAGTCATTATTATTGCTGGAATCCACGGTATGATCCAACCTCCTACATTGCCTAATGCATATATTAGCGGTATTATGACTAGTAATCCAATCGCCCCTCCTAAATGTCCAACACCATCAGCGATCGAGTAGCCCGTAGCCCTCGCAGCTGTAGGGAAGTTGTCAGTACACATTTGATAATAAAGCTGGAACCAACCTACACCTATTAGTTCAGCTATAAAAGCCCCTATGAAGAATAAAGTTGGCGATCTTATTGCACCGCCATAACCCATTATACCAGTTCCTAACGTATATACTATTACTGAGATGATAGTTAATTTTCTCCTATCATATCTATCTATGAAAGGCCTCAATAAAATAGATCCAATAAAGGCTCCTATGCCAGCTAATCCAAATAGGAATATTATTTGAGATAATAAAGCTCCGCTATATCCTAATACGTCTTTAGCCCATGTTTCGGGGATGACAAGGAATGGATAATCCATAAAGTATACGAAAAATATTAAGAAGAATAACGCTAACAGTCTCTTTAAATATTTAGGCTTAGCTAGGATCTTGAACGGATTTTCTTTAATAGTTTTATAAAATCTCATGTCTGGTTGAGGTAATTGCGTCACGTTTGCTCTCTTCATTGACACAGCCTCCATGTGGCTTACGAGTACCTCAGCTTCCTTGAATCTTCCCTTTGATACTAGAAATCTAACTGTCTCTGGTGCTGCATATCTTATTATTAAAGCCATTACAGCTAAAATACCGCCTACTGCAAATACAACCCTCCAACCTATTGTAGGTATTGAAGTTACAATGATTGCTGCTATAAATGGGCCAATACCAATTCCGGCCCAACCACCTATAAAGGCTAGGTTTGTATACCTTCCTCTTTTGCTTGCAGGTGCCATTTCAGCCATATAAGTCATCACTAATACTAGGTCTGCTCCTATTGCCATTCCAGTAATGAATCTAAATGCTGCTAGCATTGGGTAATTTATTGAGAAGGCGTCACCAAAACTACCTATTGCAGTTAGTAAGGCTGTAAATACTAGAGTGGGTCTCCTACCTATTTGATCAGCCAAATAGGAGAATATTGGAGCACCTACAACATAACCAAAAAGCCCTAAAGAAGCTACTAAAGACGCTTGAGAGGCTGTAACTACGAAGGGAATATATGGTAAAGCAAAACCCACGTTTATTACATCGTATAACGTTATGAAGAAGCTAAATCCTAATGCCCATATTAAGGCATAGGATAGTCCCCAGGTGGGTAATCTATCTACTCTAGCTAAATACCAGTCTGGATTAGACCTTAGACTCTCTTCGCTCATTATATCTCACACCGTTTACTATTTTACAAAAAAGACCTTTATAAGTATTTCTCGTATAATTACATTCAAATAGAAATTTTCAATAAATGTTTTTATTAACAATTTTTCTACTATAGTATATTAAACTAAGCAAAATAAAGATTAATTATTTATATATAATTTAAGCAAAATAATTTATATAAAGTTATTATTGATAATAGTTTCTTAAGTTATTATGGTAATTTTAATAATTTAATATATATTAGCTCTTATTCAAGTAACTGATTGTGAGAAAAATAAGCGTTAGTTGCAGTTATATTGGTTTTTGTCTTGATTTTAGTGTGATAATAATTTGTTAATTTAGTATAAATCATATAATTAAAAATTTTTCAACAAAATATTAATTTAATTTAAAAAGATATTATAATTTTCTTTAAATTTTTACTATACATTTTTATATCTGATGGAAGCGATTTAAGGAATTTAGATTAAATTTCATGAATGAAATTATTATTCACACCGTGAATTTACAACGCAATTTATTCGATAAGCTTTAACGGAGACCTAATCTACAGTTAAGTTAAATTATATAATAGTTACTATGAAAAATACTTATAATTGATCCTTGAATTGCCGATAATTTTATCTTTAAGAAAATTATAGAATTTAATAATATAATCTAATTATATTTAAAATATTTTAGTTATCACGTATTTTACTTAATTTTTCAATTAATTTATATTTCTTATAATGTCTAATTTCTATCTCATCTATAAGCTTATTGAAATCTTCTTTACTCATACACTTCTTTGCTTCTTCTAATAGATAAATTACAGTATCGTATTCTCTAGACCCACGCTTAATTATGCTTTCTGCAGATCTAAGTACGTAATCTTTCAGCTTCTCCGGTTTCCTCTCACATACAATATGTAATAAATCTAAGTATCCATAATCTGATTCTGCTATTTTTTCAGCTAAAAGATCCTTTAGATCATCATCAATATTAGTATAAAAAAGTGATGCATCCAGAATATTTCCTTCATTTATTAAATATCTTACAATTTTATTAGATAACTCCCTATCTTGTAAAATAATGTCCCTATAACTCCAAATTATTTGGTATATCTCATTGGGTAGGTTTTCATCAATTGCTCTCTTAATGTACATTTTGGCTTTGTCGTAATCCTTCCTTTCAATATAATATTGTATTATCATGTGATATTTTTTCATTTCTTCAGAATACTTTAATGCTTCTTTTGGATCTATAAGTAATAATAGCTTTACTCTTATCGAGTAGTCTAAGTCTTCCTCTTCTAACATCTTCTTTGCTTCATCATATATCTTATTTTTTATTATAATTTCTGCCCTATAATGTGGAGGTAAAATAGGCTCGATTAATTTAAAGAATTTTTTGTCAGCCTCGGCTTTCTTAGTTAAAACTTCAATTAGAGGACTCGTTAATTCGTACTGATCTTGCTTTATTATCTCCCCCAGTTTTCTAACGTCCTCTTGAGTTAGGTCCTTTTCTACTAAAGCCTCACCTATGGCCTTAAAGATAGGTTCATTATAATAATAATCGCCGTAATCGTCATAGAAACAGCCGAAGCTCTCACAGTCCAACGTTATCTTTTCTAATAACATTAATAAATCTTCTTTAGAAATATTATTTTTAAATTTTTCAATAACATTTGCCATATCATTTACAACACCCTCATCAACGTGGCCACTTTCGAAAACTCTTAGAAAAGATTTTATTCTAATATTCTTCTCCTCTTGTTGTATTAACGGTAACATTTCTTCTCCTTCTAAGGCTTTAATTATAATATTAATTAGCTCTTCTTTACTCCTCTCTCTCAATTTAGCCTTTAACTTAATTATATCAATAACGTTGTCATTATCGTTTAAATAAAACAAAAGAAGTGCAACTACGTGCTTACAATCTCCTCCTAATGGGCAACTGCATCTATTAGATAAATCAGAAAGTGATACAGTTACCCTATATACTTTAGTCCCTGCTACTAAGCCTTGTAAAAGGTCACCATCAATCAAAGCTGTTATAACTCTGTTTTCGTTATAATATTCCTTTCCTTTATTGAATGTGGAATAGCCAAATCGTTTTATAATATTATTCTCATCAAGAGTCTTCATTATTTAGTATCATTAAAAGAGAAAATAAAAAGTAATCGATAGAAGAATGTTTTCATTGACCTATAGTGTGAGTGGTAATTTGCAAATCTTACTATATTAAAATACTAAGATTTTTGTAAATGCTCTTACGATTGAATTCACTATATCTCCTAATAATTATGAGAAGTTTCAATTCTACTCTTATATTTGATCATTTCTAAAATAATTTTATCCATATCTTTAAGCTTAGAAGCTGGAGGCTCTCCTTTTAATTCACTAAAAGCTCTAGCTAAATTGCCAATTATTCTCTCTTTATTTTTCCAAGAATCATATTTTCCAAGATTTATATCATAGGAAGCTTTTATTGGATCATCTATACCTTGCTTCATATATTTTCTAGCTTCTTCTTTTACAAAAATTAGATAATCTCTAGCCTCATAAAGAGCTTTTCTATCATAACTTACCTCACCATGACCCGGTATAAATACATCTGCATTAAGACCCGCTAAATTATCTAAAGCATTTATATATCCTTGAATATATCCCATTAGTGCAAAAGGTGTGCAAGGAGGGGAGAATAATAGATCTCCGGTAAATACTACTTTCTCATCAGGTAGATAAACGTAAATATCACTAGTAGTATGCGCATATCCTACGTATTTTATCCTTATTTCACTATCATCTAGGTATATTGTCATTTCATTTTCAATTGAAATATCTTGAGGAGTGTATCTCCATCCACTGAAATCTAGATTAAATATTCCTTCATATGGGTTAATTCCTCTATTTTTTCCTTCCAAAGTTTTAACTCTACAGTTAGTATGACAAATCGTTATGGCATTAAATAGGTGATTTGTCCATATATGGTCTTCGTGTTCATGTGTGTTTATTAAAAATTTTATAGGTTTTTCTGTAATTTTTCTTATCTCATGGATAAAATTCCTAGCCATTTTTTCGTTTGATAGCGAATCTATAACTACTATATAATTTTTACCTAATATTACCCCCGCATTGCTTAAGAACCAATCTCCATCTCCTTGAATAAATGCATATACATTATCTGTTATTCTTTCAAACCTAAATGGAATTTCCATGATAAAATATAATTGTTTCCTTTCCTAAAATACTTTATGAAACTGGTTAGTTTCTTGAAAGGAGGCAAGGTTAAAAGTGGTGTAATAGTTGATAACGAATATGTAGCCGATTTAAATGAAAGCTGCTATGCCATGTTATTAGAAAAAGGGGAGGATGAACAATTCATTGAAAGGTACTGTAATGCTTTATTACCGTCAGATATGTTAGGAGTTCTTCAAGCAGGTGATAAAGCAATAGAGTTAATAAAGGAGATTATTAACTGGATATCTAAAAGGCACGAGCTTTTACTTAAGCTCGATAATGTAAAGCTAAAAGCGCCATTACAAAGGGCAAATATGTTAAGAGACTTTTTAGCTTTCAGAGGGCACGTTGAGGCAACTTATAGGAGAAGAGGTCAACAAATACCAGAGGAATGGTTTAAGATTCCAATATACTATAAGGGGGATCCAGCAATATTTTACGGTCATCTAGAAGAAGTTCCTTGGCCTAAGTATTCTAAGCAGGTCGATATAGAGTTAGAAATAGCTGCTATTATATATAAAAAAGGAAAAGATATAAATAAAGATAAGGCTAAAGATTATATATTAGGTTTCACAATTTTTAATGATTTTAGTGCGAGAGATATCCAAATGATGGAAATGAGATGTTTATTAGGCCCTGCTAAAGGTAAAGACTTCGCAAATGGTTTAGGTCCTTGGATAGTTACTAGGGATGAGTTACCAGATATTAGAGGGTTAAGAGCATATGCTAAGGTTAATGATGAAATTTGGTGTGATACTAAAGCTGAGGATATGCAATGGACATTTGAAGATATGATACAATACGTCTCTCAAGATGAGTACATCAGACCAGGTGATGTTTTCGGAAGTGGAACCATATCTGGCTGTACTGGAATAGATATAGGTAAATCATTAAAGCCTAATAGTAGAATCGAACTTTATGTGGAGAAAATAGGGACATTAGTCAATTTCTTAAAGAATTTTTAATTCTTCAAAAACTTACTATTAACATATAAAGTTTTTATATATATAAATAGCATAGCTAAGATATACTATATTTGAGTAATTATATTTAAACATCATTTGACAAAATGAATGATAAGCCTCGCCTGAGGGGTAAAGCTTAAAAAACTCGAATACTTTAAAGTATTGTGGAATATAAATCAACGAGACACGTAAAATACTTATGTAACTACCATTTCGTATGGATACCAAAACACCGTAGAGACGTGTTAATCGGGAGTGTTGCTGAATACACTAAAGAGATCTTGAAATCAATTGCAGAAGAATTAGGATGTGAAATAATAACCCTAGAAGTAATGCCAGACCACATACACCTCTTCGTAAACTGCCCACCCAGATATTCTCCGTCATACTTAGCAAACTACTTCAAAGGGAAATCAGCTAGGCTAGTTTTGAAGAAATTCCCAGATTTAAGAAAACACACGGGAGGAAAACTCTGGACTAGGAGCTACTTCGTATCAACAGCTGGTAACGTATCGAGTGAGACGATAAAGAAATATATTGAGGAACAGTGGGTGAAAGAGGATGAAGAGGACTAACGTAGTTAAGCTCATCATAGACAAGAACACTCACGAGAAGCTTAAAGAACTAGCTGTAGTAACTGCCAAATGCTGGAACGAGGTAAACTGGTTAAGAATGCAACAGTACAAGAAGGGGAAGAGAGTGAATTTCGCTAAGACAGAAAAGGAGGTCTACGAGAAGTACAAACACGTGTTAAAGGTTAATGCACAGCAAGTAGCTAGGAAAAACGCTGAGGACTGGAGAAGCTTCTTCTCACTAATTGAGGAAAAGAAGGAGGGTAAACTACCGAAGTAGTTTAAACTAAGACCTCCAGGGTATTGGAAAGATAAAACTAGAAAATATAAGTTGATAATAGTCATTAGGAACGACCGTTATGAGGTGGATGAGAACAAGAGGATCATCTATTTGAAGGACTTCAAACTCTCTCTGAGGTTTAAGGGGAAACTTAAATGGCATGGGGAACAAGGTAGATTAGAGGTAATTTACGATGAGGCTAGGAGGGGTTGGTATGCCCACATTCCAGTTGAAGTCGAAAATGTAATCGAAGGTAAGGGTAATTTAAGGGCTTCAGTGGACTTGGGAATTGTTAATTTAGCTACAGTTTATGTTGAGGATGGTAAGTGGTATATTTTCAAGGGTGGTAGTGTTCTTGCACAATATGAGTATTATAGTAAGAGGATAAGTGAGGTTCAGAAAGTTTTAGCTAGGCATGGGCAAAGGAGGGGTAGGAAGCTTAAACTGCTTTACGATAAGAGGAGGAGGTTCTTGAAACACGCGTTAAATAGTATGGTTAGGGGGATTATGGAGGGGTTAGGAGAAAAGGGGGTAAGTGAGGTAGTTGTAGGTTATCCTAGAGAGATATCTAGAAATCATGGTAATAAGCTCACGGTAAACTTCTGGAATTACAGTTACGTTATTAAGCGTTTTGAGGAGGTTGGGGAGGAATTAGGGATTAAAGTTGTTAGAGTGGATGAATCCTATACTTCTAAGACGTGCTCCCTATGCGGGGAAGCCCACGAGGATGGGCGTGTTAAACGCGGTCTATTTAAGTGTCCCCGCATGGGGAAGGTTATAAATGCGGATTTGAATGGTGCAATAAATATTCTACATATCCCCGAGTCTCTAGGATCTGGGAGTGGAGGGCAACTCCCGGTGAGGGATGGGGGTAATGGGCTGAAGGCCCAGCCCTTGGTCTACCGCTGGACGAATGGAGCGGGGTGGGTAATTCCCACTAGCTATGAAGTGATGAAAATGAAGGCGGTAAACCACAAATCTATGATCCGCCCTGGGGAAACCCTCACCTTTAGGGTGGTGAGGAGGTCAGTTAATTAACTAACTAAAGCTTATAAGCTAATATTATATAATAAATAAACTATGAAATCCCTCATAGACATTTCAAGACCTAAAAGGCTCATCAGAATAATCCCCATACTCTTCGTTCTCTATTTAATAAATTTCCTAGATAGAGTTAATATTTCGTATGCAATTGATGCAGGAATGTTTCAATATTTAGGAGTCCCTTCTGCTAAAATAGGGATAATAGCCTCATTAGCTTCTTCACTCTTTTTTGTGGGATATTTTATTCCTCAGATATTTTCTAATTTGGGAATTAATCGATACGGTGTTAGGAAGATATTTGCTATAGCATTTACCGCGTGGGGTGTGATAACTATACTCACGGGTTTTGTAACAAGCGTAGTACAAGTTTATGTGTTAAGATTCCTTTTAGGTATTGCAGAAGGCCCATTTTATGCAGGAGTAATATTTTACCTAAGTATTTGGTTCCTTAAGCCAGAGAGGGCTACTGCTAATAGCTTATTTAACGCTGCAATACCAATTTCTGGTATAATTGGAGGTCTTATAGCGGGTTCAATTTTCGCAGTTTATGGAGATTATCCGGGATGGAGGTATTTATTCTGGTATGAGGGTATTTTAGCCCTAATAGGAGCGTTAATAGCTTATTTACTACTAACTGATTTCCCAAAGGACGCTAAGTGGCTAAGTAAGGAGGAAAAGGAAGCTTTAGAGAGAGCTAAGGCTGAAGAGGAAGTTGAAAAGGTTAAGATCAGTTGGGTTTCAGCGTTAGCTCATAGAGATGTAATATTACTGGCAATAGTTTACTTTTTAGGGGTTACCAGCCTTTACGGTTATTCTATCTGGTTGCCTAGTATCATAAGCTTTATAGCTAAAGTTAACGCGAGTATAGCTAGCTTTTTATCAGTTATCCCCTATATTATAGCCTCAATTTCATTGATTCTAATAGCCAGGTATGCGGATAAGCATCAGAATCATAAGCTTATTACTTCAATTGTCTTCATGGTAGCTGGTATAGGGCTTGCCTTAAGTGCAGCAACTGAGAGTATTTTCATTATTTCATTTATACTTTTCGCAATAGCTGCAATAGGAATATATAGTTTTCTCTCTCCATTCTGGGCAGTCCCTCAGAAGTTTCTTCAAGGCGATGCTGCAGCAGCATCAATAGGTCTCATAAACGCTGTGGGTAATTTAGGAGGAATTGCAGGACCTATAATTGTAGGTTTTCTAAAATCCTATACTGGATCTTTCGTGGATGGAGTTTATGCAATGGCTTTATTTTCGTTCTTAGGAGGAATTGTAATGATTTTAGTTAAAAAGAAATAATTTTTTTAAAATTATTCCCCTTCTAGACCTAATTCCTTTAGCCCCATTTTTCTTACCTCTTCCGGTTTCATCTTAATACTTCTCTCTATTAGACTATTTCTCATTAGAAACATTTTTTGGGCGTAAGATAATAGATCATTTACTCCCTCATCGCTAGTGAAATATTTGAATAAGGGTCCCTTATCTTCTTCCCTCCAATTAGGAGATAACAAAAACTTGCGTTGCTGTTCTATTAGCTGTGAAATAAGAGGTGCTAATTGAGTAAAATAATTTGTGTAAATTTCGTACAATTCTTTTCCGAAGTTAGATACCATTAAAGAGATAACATAAGCTCCGAAAGATACGTGTCTAGATTCGTCTCTTGCTATTAATCTAATCATACTTATTAATCCTGGTAATACTGGGTTTATCTGATATCCCTTTATGTAAGAGTAGTAGCCCGTCTCAGCTCCTATCCCTTCTGCGACTAGATTATATGAAATTGCAGCCTTAACTATATTTTCTGGAGATGGATCTTTATATAGTCTTTTCATATCTGTAGGAATTATTTCATAGAATAGTTTTCTATAACCCTCATTCTGTTTGGTGTAATAGTCAAGTTTTTCAGTCTCACCTATTACCTCGAACCATCTCCTAAACCCTATTGCGTGATTAGTCTCTTCCTTGGCGAATTGAGTTAAATACATAGCCTCCTCAATGAATCCCAATTCCTCCATTGCACTAATCATTGGAATTATATCTCTGGCAACACATTCTTCTCCAGCTAAGAAAAAGGAACTAGTTCCCAAAACTGTAAATTTATCGGCTTCCTTCATGTTATTTTTCCAGTCAATTGCGTCCTTACTGAAATCTATTTGTAATGAACTCCACGAAAGCTTCTCTCCTAACATATAAAGTTTCATGGGAAAGGAGTCCCATTCAAAACCTTGAGTGGTAGCCTTAAACTTCTTATGGATTACCTTTCCTTCTATTTCCTCATTTCCGAAATCACTTATCATTTATATCACGTACTTTTCCTTTTATAATGCAAAAATAAAAATTTTATCCTTAATTTTGAGAAAGAATATCGATAACATATACTACTAAATAAGTTAGAAAAATTAAGTATATATTAAATCTAATTTAACTTAAATTTATTTTATAATTTTTATTTGTGATAAATTGTTAATGTTAAAGTTTATAAACACTACATTAAGGATATCAAGTAATGACTTAACGGGAATAGTTGAATACGATAAAACAATTATATATTAATAAGAAATCCTATCCTATAATTTAAGTGCATCTAAAGCAGCTTTTGCAACTTCCATGTCTTCAGTATAATGTCCTCCACTAACTCCTATCCCACCTATGACTTTCCCTTTATAAATTATTGGATATCCTCCTCCGAAAACTATAAGTCTTTGAATCCCGCTTGGTGCACCTAATGCTAATGGAGGATCGTTTTTAATCAATTCATACCACTGATGAGTAGGAATTCCGAATCCAGCTGCAGTATACGCT
The genomic region above belongs to Saccharolobus caldissimus and contains:
- a CDS encoding MFS transporter, which translates into the protein MSEESLRSNPDWYLARVDRLPTWGLSYALIWALGFSFFITLYDVINVGFALPYIPFVVTASQASLVASLGLFGYVVGAPIFSYLADQIGRRPTLVFTALLTAIGSFGDAFSINYPMLAAFRFITGMAIGADLVLVMTYMAEMAPASKRGRYTNLAFIGGWAGIGIGPFIAAIIVTSIPTIGWRVVFAVGGILAVMALIIRYAAPETVRFLVSKGRFKEAEVLVSHMEAVSMKRANVTQLPQPDMRFYKTIKENPFKILAKPKYLKRLLALFFLIFFVYFMDYPFLVIPETWAKDVLGYSGALLSQIIFLFGLAGIGAFIGSILLRPFIDRYDRRKLTIISVIVYTLGTGIMGYGGAIRSPTLFFIGAFIAELIGVGWFQLYYQMCTDNFPTAARATGYSIADGVGHLGGAIGLLVIIPLIYALGNVGGWIIPWIPAIIMTFVVLALTPNTVGKRLEEVNEATD
- a CDS encoding SWIM zinc finger family protein, which gives rise to MKTLDENNIIKRFGYSTFNKGKEYYNENRVITALIDGDLLQGLVAGTKVYRVTVSLSDLSNRCSCPLGGDCKHVVALLLFYLNDNDNVIDIIKLKAKLRERSKEELINIIIKALEGEEMLPLIQQEEKNIRIKSFLRVFESGHVDEGVVNDMANVIEKFKNNISKEDLLMLLEKITLDCESFGCFYDDYGDYYYNEPIFKAIGEALVEKDLTQEDVRKLGEIIKQDQYELTSPLIEVLTKKAEADKKFFKLIEPILPPHYRAEIIIKNKIYDEAKKMLEEEDLDYSIRVKLLLLIDPKEALKYSEEMKKYHMIIQYYIERKDYDKAKMYIKRAIDENLPNEIYQIIWSYRDIILQDRELSNKIVRYLINEGNILDASLFYTNIDDDLKDLLAEKIAESDYGYLDLLHIVCERKPEKLKDYVLRSAESIIKRGSREYDTVIYLLEEAKKCMSKEDFNKLIDEIEIRHYKKYKLIEKLSKIRDN
- a CDS encoding MBL fold metallo-hydrolase, whose translation is MEIPFRFERITDNVYAFIQGDGDWFLSNAGVILGKNYIVVIDSLSNEKMARNFIHEIRKITEKPIKFLINTHEHEDHIWTNHLFNAITICHTNCRVKTLEGKNRGINPYEGIFNLDFSGWRYTPQDISIENEMTIYLDDSEIRIKYVGYAHTTSDIYVYLPDEKVVFTGDLLFSPPCTPFALMGYIQGYINALDNLAGLNADVFIPGHGEVSYDRKALYEARDYLIFVKEEARKYMKQGIDDPIKASYDINLGKYDSWKNKERIIGNLARAFSELKGEPPASKLKDMDKIILEMIKYKSRIETSHNY
- a CDS encoding fumarylacetoacetate hydrolase family protein, with the translated sequence MKLVSFLKGGKVKSGVIVDNEYVADLNESCYAMLLEKGEDEQFIERYCNALLPSDMLGVLQAGDKAIELIKEIINWISKRHELLLKLDNVKLKAPLQRANMLRDFLAFRGHVEATYRRRGQQIPEEWFKIPIYYKGDPAIFYGHLEEVPWPKYSKQVDIELEIAAIIYKKGKDINKDKAKDYILGFTIFNDFSARDIQMMEMRCLLGPAKGKDFANGLGPWIVTRDELPDIRGLRAYAKVNDEIWCDTKAEDMQWTFEDMIQYVSQDEYIRPGDVFGSGTISGCTGIDIGKSLKPNSRIELYVEKIGTLVNFLKNF
- the tnpA gene encoding IS200/IS605 family transposase, which gives rise to MEYKSTRHVKYLCNYHFVWIPKHRRDVLIGSVAEYTKEILKSIAEELGCEIITLEVMPDHIHLFVNCPPRYSPSYLANYFKGKSARLVLKKFPDLRKHTGGKLWTRSYFVSTAGNVSSETIKKYIEEQWVKEDEED
- a CDS encoding MFS transporter; the protein is MKSLIDISRPKRLIRIIPILFVLYLINFLDRVNISYAIDAGMFQYLGVPSAKIGIIASLASSLFFVGYFIPQIFSNLGINRYGVRKIFAIAFTAWGVITILTGFVTSVVQVYVLRFLLGIAEGPFYAGVIFYLSIWFLKPERATANSLFNAAIPISGIIGGLIAGSIFAVYGDYPGWRYLFWYEGILALIGALIAYLLLTDFPKDAKWLSKEEKEALERAKAEEEVEKVKISWVSALAHRDVILLAIVYFLGVTSLYGYSIWLPSIISFIAKVNASIASFLSVIPYIIASISLILIARYADKHQNHKLITSIVFMVAGIGLALSAATESIFIISFILFAIAAIGIYSFLSPFWAVPQKFLQGDAAAASIGLINAVGNLGGIAGPIIVGFLKSYTGSFVDGVYAMALFSFLGGIVMILVKKK
- a CDS encoding R2-like ligand-binding oxidase; this encodes MISDFGNEEIEGKVIHKKFKATTQGFEWDSFPMKLYMLGEKLSWSSLQIDFSKDAIDWKNNMKEADKFTVLGTSSFFLAGEECVARDIIPMISAMEELGFIEEAMYLTQFAKEETNHAIGFRRWFEVIGETEKLDYYTKQNEGYRKLFYEIIPTDMKRLYKDPSPENIVKAAISYNLVAEGIGAETGYYSYIKGYQINPVLPGLISMIRLIARDESRHVSFGAYVISLMVSNFGKELYEIYTNYFTQLAPLISQLIEQQRKFLLSPNWREEDKGPLFKYFTSDEGVNDLLSYAQKMFLMRNSLIERSIKMKPEEVRKMGLKELGLEGE
- a CDS encoding GlcG/HbpS family heme-binding protein — translated: MSEPLIKESISEEMVLKMIEAARKKAKEIGKAFVIAIVNEEGVLKGFLRMDNAPLISVQVAIDKAYTAAGFGIPTHQWYELIKNDPPLALGAPSGIQRLIVFGGGYPIIYKGKVIGGIGVSGGHYTEDMEVAKAALDALKL